From Acidobacteriota bacterium:
GCCAGCGGTTGTGTTTCGGAGCTAATCAACACCAGGGGTTCAGGGTTCAGGGTTCAGGGTTCGGGGTTCAGGGTTTGAAAAACCATGACTCAGAATTCAGGGTTTCCGCCCCCCTTGGTCCTTTTCGTCTTCTTAGTTCTGTTTGTCCTTTGATTTGGACTAAAGATCAGAGTCGGGAAAAGACAAAAAGACAAAAATGAGGTTCGAAAACCCCGAACCCCGAACCCCGAACCCCGAACCCCGAACCCCGAACCCCGAACCCCGAACCCCGAACCCCAAACCCCGAACCCCGAACCCCGAACCCCGAACCCTGAACCCTAAACCCTTATGTCTGACACCATTGCTGCCACACTCAACAAAGTCAATAAAAGCTTCGGCCTGGGCGATACCCGCATTCACGTTTTAAAAGACGTCGAACTGGAGGTTCGGGCTGGTGAACTGCTCCTACTGGTTGGACCATCCGGGTGCGGAAAGACAACCCTGCTCAGCGTGCTGGCTGGAATTCTGGATATTGATAACGGCGAGGTGGATGTTTTTGGAAAGCGCCTCGATAACCTGTCGCAATCCAAGAAAACCGATTTTCGGCGGGATTATATCGGATTCATTTTTCAGCAATTCAACCTCGTGCCAACGCTGACGGCGACTGAAAACGTCGCGATTCCGCTCCTGATCGCCAAACGGCCCTATCAGGAATCACTCAGGAAAGCCCGAACCTATCTGGAACTGGTTGGCCTGGGTGATCGGACTGAGTTTTTCCCGTCTCAGCTTTCCGGCGGCCAGCAACAGCGCGTTGCGATTGCCCGCGCGCTGGTAGCTGAACCACGACTCATCATTTGCGATGAACCCACGGCCAGTCTTGACGGAGAAACCGGGAAAATGGTGATGGAAATGTTTCGCAAAACGGCGTTGAGCGAAAACCGCGCCATTGTGGTGGTCACCCACGACAATCGAATTTTTAGTTATGGTGACCGAATTGCCGAAATGCTGGATGGACGAATCCTTTCAATTCACGAAAACCCCGATCATGTGACTTAAGTTTAGAGTTCAAGCTTTAGCTTGCTTCCAACATACACACCAACCAACTCAAGTTTTACCAGAAACTGAAATTGAATGACCGGAAGATTTTGACAAGCTAAAGCTTGAACTCTGAACAAAAAACACCAGCCTCAATTTTTCCGAAGGACTCTCTATGCGAAAGCTGCTCAGCATCCTGTTACCGATTGCCGGAATTGCCTTTGCCATCTATTGGGTCATGATTTCCGCTCAGCGGCCAACCCCAGCGAAACCACTCAATCCTCCGGCGCAAAATACATTCCTCAAAACCATTGCCGGTGCTGGAATCATCGAAGCCGCCAGCCGGAACATCAATTTGGCACCGCCGATTCCAGGCCAGGTGACCCAGATTTTTGTGAAGGAAAATGATTTTGTGAAACGGGGTGCCAATCTCTATCGGATTGATGACCGGGAACTGCGCGCCAAAC
This genomic window contains:
- a CDS encoding ABC transporter ATP-binding protein; the protein is MSDTIAATLNKVNKSFGLGDTRIHVLKDVELEVRAGELLLLVGPSGCGKTTLLSVLAGILDIDNGEVDVFGKRLDNLSQSKKTDFRRDYIGFIFQQFNLVPTLTATENVAIPLLIAKRPYQESLRKARTYLELVGLGDRTEFFPSQLSGGQQQRVAIARALVAEPRLIICDEPTASLDGETGKMVMEMFRKTALSENRAIVVVTHDNRIFSYGDRIAEMLDGRILSIHENPDHVT